From the Vicinamibacteria bacterium genome, one window contains:
- the recF gene encoding DNA replication and repair protein RecF (All proteins in this family for which functions are known are DNA-binding proteins that assist the filamentation of RecA onto DNA for the initiation of recombination or recombinational repair.) — protein sequence MVWVRSLEVHDLRNITEARLELEVGLNVFRGRNAQGKTTLLEAVGLLARGRSFRTEDTASLIRWGTAGSRARGVAVGEGRDAQLEIELEPKSRRLRVDGQEVAPRHYQGRLEVVVYSTDRLRVVRGSMRDRRQYLDRGGAALWPAYRQAARDYERVMLQRNAALEAGSRDLPAWNEHFLELGAQLRTRRRAYVERLQAELGRGFSPRAEVYGIELLPDHRGPGEEEQRAALARELQEWLPQERRARRSLVGPHRDKVRLTVDGEEAGATASSGQARSLLLALTLATLAVYRAETGGSAVALLDDLDSELDEERASLICQEVAARGQALITTAHAGWAEGLGSWGRLFDVAGGEVRSA from the coding sequence GTGGTCTGGGTGCGGAGCCTGGAGGTCCATGATCTGCGGAACATCACGGAGGCCCGCTTGGAGCTCGAGGTGGGCTTGAACGTGTTTCGGGGGCGCAACGCGCAGGGCAAGACCACCCTCCTGGAGGCGGTGGGTCTGCTCGCCCGCGGCCGCTCCTTCCGCACCGAGGACACCGCGAGCCTCATCCGCTGGGGAACCGCGGGGTCGCGGGCGCGCGGGGTGGCGGTGGGGGAGGGGCGAGACGCGCAGCTCGAGATCGAGCTCGAGCCAAAGTCTCGCCGGCTGCGGGTGGACGGGCAGGAGGTCGCGCCCCGGCACTACCAGGGCCGGTTGGAGGTGGTGGTCTATTCCACCGACCGCCTGCGGGTCGTGCGCGGCTCCATGCGGGATCGCCGGCAGTACCTTGACCGTGGGGGGGCCGCCCTCTGGCCGGCGTACCGGCAGGCGGCTCGGGACTACGAGCGGGTGATGCTCCAGCGGAACGCGGCCCTGGAAGCGGGAAGCCGCGACCTTCCGGCCTGGAACGAGCACTTCTTGGAGCTGGGGGCGCAGCTGCGCACCCGGCGCCGCGCCTACGTGGAGCGTCTCCAGGCGGAGCTCGGCAGGGGCTTCTCTCCGCGGGCGGAGGTCTACGGGATCGAGCTTCTCCCCGACCACCGCGGCCCCGGGGAGGAGGAGCAGCGCGCGGCTCTCGCCCGGGAGCTCCAGGAATGGCTGCCCCAGGAGCGGCGGGCGCGCCGGAGCCTGGTCGGCCCCCACCGGGACAAGGTCCGGCTCACCGTGGATGGCGAGGAGGCGGGGGCGACGGCCTCCTCCGGGCAGGCCCGGAGCCTCCTCTTGGCCCTGACCCTGGCCACCCTCGCCGTCTACCGCGCGGAGACGGGCGGCTCCGCGGTGGCCCTCCTCGACGACCTGGACTCGGAGCTGGACGAGGAGAGAGCGAGCCTCATCTGCCAAGAAGTGGCGGCGCGGGGCCAGGCCTTGATCACCACCGCCCACGCGGGCTGGGCGGAGGGGCTGGGCTCCTGGGGGCGGCTCTTCGACGTTGCCGGTGGCGAGGTCAGGAGCGCCTGA
- the dnaN gene encoding DNA polymerase III subunit beta, producing the protein MEIIVGKNDLVKELHLVQGIVERKNSIPILSNVLFEARGGEVRISATDLDVSLRCGCAVKVVAEGAITLGAKKLYEIARSLPESEVQLKVLPDSWATVVCERVTFKMAGLPLEDFPSLPEAKAGKGVSIPAEVVRALVDRTAFAITAEDARYYLAGALLVMTKEGVGMVATDGHRLSFAHRKAPLKVEGEIRVLVPRKAIHELARLLEGEEEVTFQQVENHLVFAAGGRTLASKMIDAQFPAYEKVIAITGDKTVQIDREALASGIRRVSLLSSERSRAVKLSLSKGKLELTASSPELGEARESLPAEYTGETVEIGFNAQYLLDFLGVAGTEMVTLELKDPESQGVFKPTGESDTEHRYVVMPMRF; encoded by the coding sequence ATGGAGATCATCGTCGGCAAGAACGACCTCGTGAAGGAACTCCACCTGGTGCAGGGGATCGTGGAGCGCAAGAACTCGATTCCCATCCTCTCCAACGTGCTCTTCGAGGCCCGGGGGGGAGAGGTGAGGATCTCCGCCACCGACCTGGACGTCTCCCTCCGCTGCGGGTGCGCGGTCAAGGTGGTGGCGGAGGGGGCGATCACCCTGGGGGCCAAGAAGCTCTACGAGATCGCTCGCTCCCTGCCCGAGAGCGAGGTGCAGCTGAAGGTGCTGCCGGATTCCTGGGCCACCGTGGTCTGCGAGCGGGTGACCTTCAAGATGGCGGGGCTGCCCCTGGAAGACTTCCCTTCCTTGCCCGAGGCCAAGGCCGGCAAGGGGGTCTCGATCCCGGCGGAGGTCGTGCGCGCGCTCGTCGACCGCACCGCTTTCGCCATCACCGCCGAGGACGCCCGCTATTACCTGGCGGGGGCCCTCCTCGTGATGACCAAGGAGGGGGTAGGGATGGTGGCCACCGACGGCCACCGCCTCTCCTTCGCGCACCGGAAGGCCCCGCTCAAGGTGGAGGGGGAGATCCGGGTGCTGGTGCCCCGGAAGGCTATCCACGAATTGGCGCGCCTGCTGGAGGGGGAGGAGGAGGTCACCTTCCAGCAGGTGGAGAACCACCTGGTGTTCGCGGCCGGCGGCCGGACCCTGGCCTCGAAGATGATCGATGCCCAGTTTCCGGCCTACGAGAAGGTCATCGCCATCACCGGAGACAAGACGGTGCAGATCGACCGGGAGGCCCTCGCGAGCGGCATCCGCCGCGTGAGCCTGCTCTCCTCCGAGCGGAGCCGCGCGGTCAAGCTTTCCCTGAGCAAGGGCAAGCTGGAGCTGACCGCGTCCTCCCCCGAGCTGGGAGAGGCGCGGGAGTCGCTCCCCGCCGAATATACGGGGGAGACGGTAGAGATCGGTTTCAACGCCCAGTACCTCTTGGATTTCCTCGGCGTGGCGGGCACGGAGATGGTGACCCTCGAGCTCAAGGACCCGGAGAGCCAGGGCGTGTTCAAGCCGACGGGGGAGAGCGATACCGAACACCGGTACGTGGTCATGCCCATGCGTTTTTGA
- the dnaA gene encoding chromosomal replication initiator protein DnaA, protein MSLWDDVLAKVEAKVNRHSFATWFRPTSFLFQQGSRLMIGVPNSQFKEWLNKNYQAVIAEALHDLGRADVQVVFEDAPEAAPAEGSSGAARDIPFALNPKYTFESFVVGSSNQFAHAAARAVAEIPSKSYNPLFIYGGVGLGKTHLMHAIGHYIQARQRRLNLCYISSDRFINEMINAIRFDRLPAFRQKYRAIDVLLVDDIQFIAGKDRTQEEFFHIFNALHDAQKQIVISSDCPPRQIPTLEERLHSRFEWGLIADIQAPDIETKVAILRKKAEAERVEISDNVALFIASKVRTNIRELEGSLIRLIAYASLTGRDIDLPLTQEVLRDLLHSEDKPITIEMIQKFVADRYNVKLTELKAKNNAKAVAVPRQIAMYLTKALTDASLPEIGKEFGGKHHSTVIHSVRKIDGLRKRDPEFDRLINSYVQAFR, encoded by the coding sequence GTGAGCCTCTGGGACGACGTTCTGGCCAAGGTCGAAGCCAAGGTGAACCGTCACAGCTTCGCCACCTGGTTCCGGCCCACGAGCTTCCTCTTCCAACAGGGCTCCCGCCTGATGATCGGAGTGCCCAACTCCCAATTCAAGGAATGGCTCAACAAGAACTACCAGGCCGTCATCGCGGAAGCGCTCCACGATCTTGGCCGGGCTGACGTCCAGGTCGTCTTCGAGGATGCCCCCGAGGCCGCTCCCGCGGAGGGCAGCTCGGGGGCCGCGCGCGACATCCCCTTCGCCTTAAACCCCAAGTACACCTTCGAGAGCTTCGTCGTGGGGTCCTCCAATCAGTTCGCCCACGCCGCCGCGCGCGCGGTGGCGGAGATCCCCTCAAAATCCTACAACCCGCTCTTCATCTACGGCGGGGTGGGTCTCGGCAAGACTCATCTCATGCACGCCATCGGCCACTACATCCAGGCCCGGCAGCGGCGGCTCAACCTCTGCTACATCTCTTCCGACCGCTTCATCAACGAGATGATCAACGCCATTCGCTTCGATCGCCTGCCCGCCTTCCGCCAGAAGTATCGGGCCATCGACGTGCTGCTCGTGGACGACATCCAGTTCATCGCGGGCAAGGATCGCACCCAGGAGGAGTTCTTCCACATCTTCAACGCCCTCCACGACGCCCAGAAGCAGATCGTGATCTCCTCCGACTGTCCGCCCCGCCAGATCCCCACCCTGGAGGAGCGGCTCCACAGCCGCTTCGAGTGGGGCCTCATCGCCGACATCCAAGCCCCCGACATCGAGACCAAGGTGGCGATCCTCCGCAAGAAGGCGGAGGCGGAGCGGGTGGAGATCTCGGACAACGTGGCCCTCTTCATCGCCAGCAAGGTGCGCACGAACATCCGGGAGCTGGAGGGGAGCCTCATCCGCCTCATCGCTTACGCCAGCCTGACCGGCCGCGACATCGACCTGCCCCTGACCCAGGAGGTGCTTCGCGACCTCCTGCACAGCGAGGACAAGCCGATCACGATCGAGATGATCCAGAAATTCGTGGCCGACCGCTACAACGTGAAGCTCACCGAGCTCAAGGCCAAGAACAACGCCAAGGCGGTGGCCGTGCCCCGCCAGATCGCCATGTACCTGACCAAGGCCTTGACCGACGCCTCCCTGCCCGAGATCGGGAAGGAGTTCGGGGGCAAGCACCACTCCACCGTCATTCACTCCGTGCGGAAGATCGACGGCCTCCGTAAGCGGGACCCGGAGTTCGACAGGCTTATCAACAGCTACGTGCAAGCGTTTCGATGA
- the rpmH gene encoding 50S ribosomal protein L34, whose translation MKRTFQPNNRKRKRTHGFLVRMRTKGGRLVLKRRRQKGRKRLGA comes from the coding sequence ATGAAGAGGACGTTCCAGCCGAACAACCGGAAAAGGAAGAGGACGCATGGATTCCTGGTCCGCATGCGGACCAAGGGGGGACGCCTGGTCCTCAAGAGACGCCGGCAGAAGGGGCGCAAGCGCCTCGGAGCCTAG